A region of Domibacillus sp. DTU_2020_1001157_1_SI_ALB_TIR_016 DNA encodes the following proteins:
- a CDS encoding LysR family transcriptional regulator: protein MDEKDWVALRVLYEEKNFSRAAERLYISQPALTYRLKNLEKEFGTSLFFKIKSGIEFTSEGIYLADYAEEMIKKLQKTKDYMLNMQNEVRGTLRLGVSSNFAQYKLPKILKKFSAQYPNVQFSVNTGWSTDIMHLLNSSSVQLGILRGNYEWYGIKTLLHKERLCLISKEEVDLEDLPELPFINYKTDSSLKNLMNGWWHDRFPDPPRVTMENDRQETCKEMVKQGLGVSILPEICLQPSDNLHTYGLSFKNGEPVLRNTWLMYSQDALRLSTVKAFIDFLNKKENI from the coding sequence ATGGATGAAAAAGACTGGGTGGCTCTTCGGGTATTATATGAAGAGAAAAATTTCAGCCGGGCTGCTGAACGTTTATATATCTCACAGCCCGCTCTCACTTATCGTTTAAAAAATCTAGAAAAAGAATTTGGCACAAGCTTGTTTTTTAAAATTAAAAGCGGCATTGAATTTACATCCGAAGGTATTTATTTAGCCGATTACGCAGAAGAAATGATCAAAAAACTGCAAAAAACAAAAGATTACATGCTGAATATGCAAAATGAAGTAAGAGGCACCCTTCGCCTTGGCGTTTCCAGCAATTTTGCCCAGTATAAGCTGCCGAAGATTTTAAAAAAGTTCTCCGCCCAGTATCCAAATGTTCAGTTCAGTGTAAACACGGGATGGAGCACGGACATTATGCACCTTTTAAATTCCTCCAGTGTACAGCTTGGCATTTTACGCGGAAACTATGAGTGGTACGGCATCAAAACACTGCTGCATAAAGAGAGGCTTTGTTTGATTTCAAAAGAAGAGGTTGATTTGGAAGACCTGCCTGAACTTCCTTTTATCAATTATAAAACGGACAGTTCCCTGAAAAACTTAATGAATGGCTGGTGGCATGACCGCTTTCCGGATCCGCCTAGAGTAACGATGGAAAACGATCGGCAGGAAACCTGTAAAGAAATGGTCAAGCAGGGGCTTGGGGTTTCGATCCTGCCGGAAATCTGCCTTCAGCCTTCAGACAACCTCCACACGTATGGATTGTCTTTTAAAAACGGAGAGCCTGTTTTAAGAAATACCTGGCTTATGTACAGCCAGGATGCGTTGAGGCTTTCTACCGTCAAAGCCTTTATCGACTTTCTAAACAAAAAAGAAAATATATAA
- a CDS encoding 2-methylaconitate cis-trans isomerase PrpF family protein — MKVPVVIMRGGTSKGVFLNHQHMPTNPALWEEFLLDVMGSPDQRQIDGLGGANSLTSKAAIIKKSDSPAFDVEYTFAQVSIDHQMVDFKGNCGNISSAVGPYAIEQGMVPIKEPVTKVRIYNTNTKKLIIAEVEVENGQVKAEGNCFIPGVPGTGSPIYLSFTQAEGAVTGKLFPTGKRVDMIRTADRLIPVSIVDVANPLVFVRAKDVGLNGTELPAEYTPEKLKELEEIRSIAAEMCGFADRKEATLKSPAVPKMTIVASPADYTDRTGMQRQSADMDIVIRMMSMQKPHQALAITGAICTTAAAFLEDTILSDLIDIKQEVFRLAHPAGIMETKVDFVAGHISAIKVVRTARTILEGNVFTKKNYALSHQLA; from the coding sequence ATGAAAGTGCCTGTAGTGATCATGAGAGGCGGTACAAGCAAGGGTGTTTTTCTGAATCATCAGCACATGCCGACAAACCCGGCGCTTTGGGAAGAATTCCTGCTTGATGTGATGGGAAGCCCGGACCAGCGCCAGATTGATGGATTAGGCGGCGCTAACTCTTTAACAAGCAAAGCAGCTATTATTAAAAAATCAGATTCTCCAGCGTTTGATGTGGAGTATACATTTGCACAGGTCAGTATTGATCATCAAATGGTGGATTTCAAAGGCAACTGTGGAAACATTTCATCGGCTGTTGGACCGTATGCGATCGAGCAGGGCATGGTTCCAATAAAAGAGCCGGTTACAAAGGTTCGGATTTATAATACAAACACGAAAAAATTAATCATTGCTGAAGTAGAAGTAGAAAACGGACAGGTAAAAGCAGAAGGAAATTGTTTCATTCCTGGTGTGCCTGGTACAGGGTCTCCGATTTACTTATCGTTTACGCAGGCAGAAGGCGCCGTAACAGGAAAGCTGTTTCCAACAGGGAAGCGGGTGGATATGATCCGGACAGCGGACCGCCTGATTCCAGTTTCCATTGTTGATGTGGCCAATCCGCTTGTTTTTGTTAGAGCGAAAGACGTTGGACTAAACGGAACAGAGCTGCCTGCGGAGTACACCCCTGAAAAGCTAAAAGAGCTGGAAGAGATCCGTTCCATCGCAGCTGAGATGTGCGGGTTTGCAGATCGAAAAGAAGCGACTTTGAAGTCTCCAGCTGTCCCGAAAATGACGATCGTGGCTTCACCTGCGGATTATACAGACCGTACAGGGATGCAAAGACAGTCAGCGGACATGGATATTGTAATCCGGATGATGTCCATGCAAAAGCCGCATCAGGCGCTCGCCATTACGGGTGCGATTTGTACAACAGCCGCTGCCTTTCTTGAGGACACTATTCTGTCAGACTTGATAGATATTAAACAGGAAGTATTCCGGCTGGCTCATCCAGCTGGGATTATGGAAACGAAAGTAGATTTTGTTGCGGGCCATATCAGTGCGATCAAAGTAGTCCGCACAGCAAGAACGATTTTAGAAGGCAACGTGTTTACAAAAAAGAACTATGCACTTTCCCATCAGCTGGCGTAA
- a CDS encoding SIS domain-containing protein codes for MTKQLERILQEIQATAGLIREDDAAQLVNRILEAKKIFGACAGRSGFTAKLFAMRMIHADLEPYVVGETYANTEEGDLLIVGSGSGETKSLVAMAEEAKSIGANVAAVTIFLRSICVP; via the coding sequence ATGACAAAACAGCTGGAGCGCATTTTACAAGAGATTCAAGCAACAGCTGGCCTGATTCGTGAGGATGATGCCGCCCAGCTTGTGAATCGTATTCTTGAAGCGAAAAAGATTTTTGGGGCCTGCGCGGGACGCTCCGGATTCACGGCGAAATTATTTGCGATGCGCATGATACACGCGGATTTAGAACCTTATGTCGTTGGCGAAACTTACGCAAATACCGAAGAAGGTGATTTATTAATTGTCGGTTCCGGGTCTGGTGAAACCAAAAGCCTTGTGGCAATGGCGGAGGAAGCCAAGTCGATTGGTGCGAATGTAGCAGCTGTTACGATATTCTTGCGCTCAATATGTGTACCTTGA
- a CDS encoding MCP four helix bundle domain-containing protein, which translates to MEWTTQKKLIFGLSAILLLLCLIGTASVVKMNQMYRKTDLITESWMPGLAIINNINYHTERMLTLTLLHTNTQSSEELNDIENKYQISIEKINNMMEEYEDTIYLKEDRKQFNQLKSNWTDFLQISEKTMELSAAGKSKAALSNLKNGKEPFNIMKKDITSLVTLNEKGAKYSAQEAKNYFLITRSFTIISITVALLLGIIVSVFLWKIIRTNFEMLNKLIKAEKLEVVSHLAASISHEVRNPLTSSKGFMQLIAEEDSAEARNYYINIAIEELDRAAEIINDYLTFAKPMSEKNEEINVLKEIQQCINIISPLATMNGVQISLSLTNAKQFTVSGERKKFEQGIINLLKNGIESMPHGGKLDVHLRYSDDHVQIDIRDQGIGMTQKQIQRLGEPYFTTKEKGTGLGMMVTFSIIKGMGGKVVVESEQKQGTCFSLILPIYPPAV; encoded by the coding sequence GTGGAATGGACAACTCAGAAAAAATTAATCTTTGGGCTTAGCGCTATACTTTTGCTGCTATGCTTGATAGGAACCGCTTCTGTTGTAAAGATGAATCAGATGTATAGAAAAACAGATTTAATTACAGAAAGCTGGATGCCGGGACTGGCTATCATCAACAATATTAATTACCATACAGAACGTATGTTAACGCTGACTTTACTGCATACTAATACCCAAAGTAGTGAGGAACTGAATGATATAGAAAATAAGTATCAAATATCGATAGAAAAAATCAACAACATGATGGAAGAATATGAAGACACTATTTATTTAAAAGAAGATCGAAAACAATTTAATCAACTAAAATCAAACTGGACAGATTTTCTGCAGATTAGTGAGAAAACAATGGAATTAAGTGCAGCAGGCAAAAGTAAAGCAGCACTGTCCAATTTAAAAAACGGAAAAGAACCTTTTAACATTATGAAGAAAGATATAACCTCCCTCGTAACACTTAATGAAAAAGGGGCGAAGTATTCGGCTCAAGAAGCGAAGAACTACTTCTTAATTACAAGGTCATTTACTATTATTTCTATCACCGTGGCTCTTCTCCTAGGTATAATCGTGTCCGTGTTTTTGTGGAAAATTATCCGAACAAATTTTGAAATGTTAAACAAGTTAATTAAGGCAGAAAAATTAGAGGTGGTGAGTCACCTTGCCGCAAGTATTTCACATGAGGTGCGTAATCCACTTACCTCAAGCAAGGGATTTATGCAGCTGATAGCAGAGGAGGACTCTGCAGAGGCAAGAAATTATTATATAAATATTGCTATTGAGGAACTAGACCGGGCGGCAGAAATCATTAATGATTACTTGACATTTGCGAAACCGATGTCAGAAAAAAATGAAGAAATCAATGTCCTAAAAGAGATTCAGCAATGTATTAATATTATCTCTCCCTTAGCTACCATGAATGGTGTGCAAATAAGCTTATCTTTAACCAATGCGAAACAATTTACCGTTTCAGGAGAAAGAAAAAAATTTGAACAAGGGATCATCAATTTATTAAAAAATGGAATCGAATCAATGCCACATGGCGGAAAATTAGATGTTCATTTACGTTATAGCGACGATCATGTTCAAATTGATATACGGGATCAAGGAATAGGTATGACACAAAAACAAATCCAGCGTCTTGGGGAACCCTATTTTACAACAAAAGAAAAGGGTACTGGACTTGGAATGATGGTGACATTCAGTATCATTAAAGGGATGGGTGGAAAGGTTGTTGTGGAGAGTGAGCAGAAACAAGGAACATGCTTCTCCCTCATACTTCCCATTTATCCACCTGCCGTCTGA
- a CDS encoding DUF421 domain-containing protein has translation MIYVEIALKIVIGLIGLIVVTRLLGKKEMSQVTPLDFVYALVLGGILEEGIYDEQVSIWQILFAVAVWGVSIYAIEVLGQKKDGVKELLKGKPSLIIRNGKLDHKQLKKNHLDLEQLRTMLRKQGVFTLREVRDLYLEPGGDISVKLHTKSDSVTPDILGLIPEDDAPSTLVIEEGEIKVKELQSIGKTKEWLLRELKKENYDRIKDIFYGEWSETNGFYIQTYSRSR, from the coding sequence ATGATCTATGTAGAAATAGCTCTTAAAATTGTTATCGGGCTGATTGGCTTAATTGTCGTAACCCGGCTCCTCGGAAAAAAAGAGATGTCTCAGGTGACACCTCTTGATTTTGTATATGCCCTTGTCCTTGGCGGTATTTTAGAAGAGGGTATTTATGATGAGCAGGTGTCCATATGGCAGATTCTTTTTGCAGTTGCTGTATGGGGAGTGTCGATCTATGCCATCGAAGTATTAGGGCAGAAAAAAGATGGCGTGAAAGAACTGCTCAAAGGGAAACCTTCTCTTATTATCCGGAATGGTAAGCTCGATCATAAGCAACTCAAAAAGAATCATCTGGATTTAGAACAGCTGCGAACCATGCTTCGAAAACAAGGCGTTTTCACACTGCGAGAAGTACGTGATCTTTATCTGGAGCCTGGCGGAGACATCAGTGTAAAATTACATACAAAATCCGACAGTGTCACTCCCGATATCCTTGGCCTTATCCCTGAAGACGATGCTCCTTCTACGTTAGTGATTGAAGAAGGAGAAATTAAAGTGAAAGAACTTCAATCGATCGGTAAAACAAAAGAATGGCTTCTTCGTGAATTAAAGAAAGAAAACTATGACAGAATTAAAGATATCTTTTATGGAGAATGGTCAGAAACAAATGGCTTTTATATTCAAACCTATTCCCGCTCTAGGTAG
- a CDS encoding HPr family phosphocarrier protein, protein MNLDKSLAKAVVEINQTANTFRSSIVICTDDKHIDAKSILGLTYSVLSSKTFNLEIHGPDEEKAKIAMMRVFMRNGLPAEIL, encoded by the coding sequence ATGAACTTAGACAAATCTCTGGCAAAAGCGGTAGTTGAAATTAACCAAACTGCCAATACATTTCGGTCAAGTATTGTGATTTGTACAGATGATAAGCATATAGATGCCAAAAGTATCCTTGGCTTAACTTACAGTGTGCTGAGTTCTAAAACCTTCAATTTGGAAATACATGGACCGGATGAAGAAAAAGCCAAAATAGCCATGATGCGTGTGTTTATGAGAAATGGTCTTCCTGCTGAAATTTTATAG
- a CDS encoding protein-glutamine gamma-glutamyltransferase — MIRLSGMPFQQSTTWPSGSIESTILQRMKNDTAVYSYSFIGELSFELELRKNIIISARAMNESSVRFAVFANSRCNPQYWKLTSTGGFQLKHGVKSSDAIKDIYINSSQYAFECATAMVIVFYHALLNMIGDSLFNRLFQTIYLYSWHADPDLGIKPLYTSRSLPGDIVYFKNPDFDPQTPQWRGENAVVLEDDTYFGHGLGIKTAERMIQALNQRRISGADQSSYLTNVVVRPSFKHLATLSVVRPVYSVYKYQPIIQHNQNSVSFDQYVAYL, encoded by the coding sequence ATGATTCGGTTATCAGGGATGCCCTTTCAACAAAGTACCACGTGGCCATCTGGAAGTATTGAAAGCACCATTCTTCAACGGATGAAGAATGATACAGCGGTTTATTCGTATTCATTCATTGGTGAATTATCGTTTGAGCTTGAGTTACGAAAAAATATCATCATCAGTGCAAGAGCAATGAATGAAAGTAGTGTACGGTTTGCAGTATTTGCTAACTCCCGCTGTAATCCTCAATACTGGAAACTGACGAGCACCGGCGGATTTCAGCTGAAGCATGGTGTAAAGTCGTCAGATGCGATTAAAGATATTTATATAAACAGCTCACAATATGCGTTCGAATGTGCAACCGCGATGGTTATTGTCTTTTATCACGCACTTCTAAATATGATCGGCGACTCATTGTTTAATCGTTTGTTTCAAACCATTTACTTATACAGCTGGCATGCTGATCCTGACCTCGGAATAAAGCCCCTTTATACAAGCCGCTCTTTACCTGGTGATATCGTATATTTTAAAAATCCGGACTTTGATCCGCAAACCCCTCAGTGGAGAGGAGAAAATGCTGTTGTGCTGGAAGATGATACGTATTTTGGGCATGGATTAGGAATCAAGACAGCTGAACGAATGATTCAGGCTTTAAATCAAAGGAGAATATCGGGAGCAGATCAATCTTCTTATCTGACAAATGTTGTTGTAAGACCGTCTTTTAAACATCTAGCGACACTTTCAGTGGTACGGCCCGTGTATTCGGTTTATAAATATCAACCTATCATCCAACATAACCAGAATTCAGTTTCATTTGATCAATATGTTGCCTACTTGTGA
- a CDS encoding carbonate dehydratase: MSENSGSIPFSHYSTSCFQPFISSNPVTSFNPVQRFPTIDRTAFISPFSSVIGDVTIKNQVYIASNVSIRADEGTPFYIGSKTNLQDGVILHGLLNKQFIVGGKGYSIFIGNEVTVAHKALIHGPCFIGSNVFVGFNSLVYNAIVEKGAFISYNAVVTNGVRIDQNKFVPPGAHIDTQEKADTLSVVPKDSKDFAAEVQRVNQEFPSSYHLLFGKYRCSCGLAYDDHA, encoded by the coding sequence TTGAGTGAAAACAGCGGGTCAATACCATTTTCTCATTACAGCACTTCTTGTTTTCAGCCATTTATCAGCTCTAACCCGGTAACTTCTTTTAACCCTGTTCAACGTTTTCCCACAATTGACCGGACGGCTTTTATTAGTCCATTTTCAAGTGTTATCGGGGACGTTACGATTAAAAATCAAGTGTATATTGCGTCTAATGTAAGCATACGTGCAGACGAAGGAACGCCGTTTTATATTGGTTCTAAAACGAATCTTCAGGATGGTGTTATTTTGCATGGCTTATTAAACAAGCAATTTATTGTGGGCGGGAAAGGCTATTCTATATTCATTGGAAATGAGGTTACTGTAGCTCACAAAGCGCTTATTCATGGCCCTTGTTTTATCGGAAGCAATGTATTTGTTGGGTTTAACTCCCTTGTCTATAATGCCATTGTAGAAAAAGGGGCATTTATTTCTTACAACGCTGTAGTCACCAATGGTGTACGTATAGATCAAAATAAATTCGTGCCGCCGGGCGCCCATATCGATACTCAGGAAAAAGCGGATACACTTTCAGTGGTGCCAAAAGACAGTAAGGACTTTGCAGCGGAAGTACAGCGTGTAAATCAAGAATTTCCTTCCTCATATCATCTTTTGTTCGGAAAGTATCGTTGTTCATGTGGGCTTGCGTATGACGACCACGCGTAA
- a CDS encoding MFS transporter, whose translation MTRLQHSRTVVLLVFMIGTFAIGMTEYVVTGLLTQFAKDLHVEVATTGLLLSVYAISVAIFGPLVRIMTIKMTPKPLLIGMMAIFVISNIIAATAPTFEVLLASRLLSASMHAPFFGLCMSVAFYISEPEKQPSAIAAVQGGLTIAIMLGVPAGSYIGGIFEWRYVFWFITLLGVVSLLGIMLTTPNQKHVVVPKLKEELKIFNNKNVLLVLAIIVFGFSGVFTAYTFLEPMLRELSGFGVNSITIGFFFFGLGAVIGNFVSGRIPAVRLTERLILALVILAAVLALFTFLIPYYVLAFAMCFLFGAGTFGTTPLLNSKIIIAGREAPSLSGTIAAFVFNLANCIGATLGTIFLNSGLSYTWITLIAAGMILFGTVIAIVTHKVEDKSLYMPSRQPVES comes from the coding sequence ATGACCCGTTTACAGCATTCTAGAACGGTGGTTTTATTGGTTTTTATGATCGGAACTTTTGCGATCGGCATGACGGAATATGTAGTCACCGGACTGCTCACTCAATTTGCAAAAGATTTACACGTAGAAGTAGCCACGACCGGGCTGCTGTTAAGTGTGTATGCGATCAGCGTGGCCATCTTTGGGCCTCTTGTCAGAATCATGACCATTAAAATGACCCCAAAACCTTTATTGATAGGCATGATGGCCATCTTTGTAATCAGCAATATCATTGCGGCTACTGCCCCAACATTTGAGGTACTGCTCGCCTCCCGGCTTCTATCTGCCTCGATGCACGCACCGTTTTTCGGTCTTTGCATGTCGGTGGCTTTTTACATTTCCGAACCGGAAAAACAGCCGAGTGCGATTGCAGCGGTACAAGGCGGTCTGACCATTGCGATTATGCTCGGTGTTCCGGCCGGCTCATATATCGGCGGCATTTTTGAATGGCGCTATGTGTTCTGGTTTATTACGCTGCTTGGTGTAGTGTCACTGCTTGGCATTATGCTCACCACACCGAACCAGAAGCATGTGGTCGTGCCAAAACTGAAGGAAGAGCTGAAAATTTTTAATAACAAAAATGTACTGCTTGTTCTCGCTATTATTGTATTTGGCTTTTCTGGTGTGTTTACAGCCTATACGTTCCTGGAACCAATGCTAAGAGAACTATCCGGATTTGGCGTTAACAGCATTACGATTGGGTTCTTTTTCTTTGGATTAGGTGCCGTAATCGGCAACTTTGTTTCCGGCAGAATTCCAGCAGTCCGTTTAACGGAGCGGCTTATTTTAGCGCTCGTGATTTTAGCGGCCGTTTTAGCGCTGTTTACATTCCTGATTCCGTATTACGTGCTTGCTTTCGCCATGTGCTTTTTGTTTGGCGCAGGAACGTTCGGTACAACACCGCTTTTAAATTCAAAAATCATTATCGCCGGCCGGGAAGCCCCTTCCCTTTCAGGAACCATTGCGGCCTTCGTGTTTAACCTCGCTAACTGCATTGGCGCCACACTTGGGACGATTTTCTTAAACAGCGGCCTAAGCTATACGTGGATTACACTGATTGCGGCCGGAATGATCTTATTCGGTACAGTGATTGCGATCGTAACGCACAAAGTAGAGGATAAATCTCTTTATATGCCCAGCAGGCAGCCAGTAGAATCTTGA
- a CDS encoding DUF1292 domain-containing protein, whose translation MEKIETGEIITMIDDNGRTQDMEVLKTLALDGKEYAVVGYVEELQQKTDEEIDVFFLRVDNDEQLSLIENDEELDKVSAAFNEAKEE comes from the coding sequence ATGGAAAAAATTGAAACCGGGGAAATCATTACTATGATTGATGATAATGGCAGAACACAAGATATGGAAGTGCTGAAGACCTTAGCTCTTGATGGAAAAGAATATGCAGTTGTAGGGTATGTGGAAGAGCTTCAGCAAAAAACGGATGAAGAGATCGATGTTTTCTTTTTAAGGGTGGATAATGATGAGCAGCTATCCTTGATAGAAAATGATGAGGAATTGGATAAGGTATCTGCTGCATTTAATGAAGCTAAGGAAGAGTAA
- a CDS encoding magnesium transporter CorA family protein encodes MKHTFHSSQWKWYELNLDDGNIEEKVPNMDTICKEWLKNLSKDQTNAIDMDTGTEGKEAFWGSLVYMQSAKEEEDKSVFHFYLTREQLITAHIDFLKLDHVNVKAMREKMHEAQNPIEGFLILVSHITSHFLKKIDAFELELHDLFWKIKKRNNIKILDRVARADQELLIWKNLIVPAVEIRMALKEAFGEDVTEGKQYRLAKNRLERAMFLVRAYEEEIDSLLDFENLVSAHRGNEITKTLTVITTLFAPATVLGAVWGMNFKHMPELEWKLGYLLAGGLMIISTLAIYFYLRRKGWMGDILSTKSKKSFFQ; translated from the coding sequence ATGAAACACACATTTCATTCTTCACAGTGGAAATGGTACGAATTAAATCTGGATGATGGAAATATAGAAGAAAAGGTTCCTAATATGGACACTATATGTAAGGAATGGCTGAAAAATCTCTCGAAAGATCAAACAAACGCTATCGATATGGATACGGGCACAGAAGGCAAAGAAGCTTTCTGGGGATCTCTCGTGTATATGCAGAGCGCCAAGGAAGAAGAGGATAAATCGGTTTTTCACTTTTATTTAACGAGGGAACAGCTGATCACGGCTCATATTGATTTTCTTAAGCTGGACCATGTGAACGTTAAAGCAATGAGGGAAAAAATGCATGAAGCTCAAAATCCCATTGAAGGGTTTCTTATTTTGGTCAGCCATATTACTTCTCATTTTTTAAAGAAAATAGATGCTTTTGAATTAGAGCTTCATGATTTATTTTGGAAAATAAAAAAACGGAATAATATCAAAATACTGGACCGGGTTGCCCGTGCGGATCAAGAGCTGCTCATCTGGAAAAATCTCATTGTTCCGGCCGTGGAAATCCGTATGGCTTTAAAAGAAGCGTTTGGAGAAGATGTGACAGAAGGGAAACAATATAGACTGGCCAAAAATCGGCTTGAACGGGCGATGTTTCTCGTAAGGGCGTACGAAGAAGAAATTGATTCTCTGCTTGACTTTGAAAATCTTGTTTCTGCTCACCGGGGCAACGAAATTACAAAAACATTGACCGTTATTACGACCTTGTTTGCTCCGGCCACAGTACTTGGAGCGGTGTGGGGAATGAATTTTAAACATATGCCTGAGCTTGAATGGAAGCTGGGCTACCTGCTCGCAGGCGGCTTGATGATTATCAGTACGCTGGCGATCTATTTTTACTTAAGAAGAAAGGGCTGGATGGGCGACATTTTAAGTACGAAAAGCAAAAAATCCTTTTTCCAATAA
- a CDS encoding MATE family efflux transporter — protein sequence MNYKKILVLALPSIASFAAMTATGTINLIMVGNLGALAIAIVGVSNIIMYNVWALFSGIGHTVNYLVAQHYGSNNMKRGVKQTAIALYLCVIANILVILTGLFASEAILSLMGSSKDLIREGTGYLTIRFLAMTATVFTFVLHGFFRGIGDTKTPMITSLIGNGIMVFFTYALTYGNAGFPEIGLIGAAWAVLIGECTIFLLSAYVYFIVLHKRYRTRSKAKLDRTDSMLIASESGKLGAEEFSKSMAMFVFTIFVTQLGTNALASNEVALSVMSFGFMPAFAFGTTATILVGQDIGRGNPLSARRMGTETAIIGSIFILVLGLFEFIFADSIIGMYTNDPDVHRLAVQLIQISAFLQLFDAWFNFYAGGLRGIGDTTFLLKISLVLSWLFFVPLAYICTNLLHWESIGAWLALYGFTTVIGIAVLIRFYRVDWLAVEMKSGHMQEHSAGHAKE from the coding sequence ATGAATTACAAAAAAATATTGGTTCTTGCACTTCCATCAATTGCTTCTTTCGCGGCCATGACCGCGACCGGTACGATCAATTTAATTATGGTTGGAAACCTGGGTGCCTTAGCCATCGCGATTGTTGGTGTCTCTAATATTATTATGTACAATGTATGGGCATTGTTTTCCGGGATTGGCCATACTGTGAATTATCTTGTAGCCCAGCACTATGGGTCCAATAACATGAAGCGAGGCGTCAAGCAGACAGCAATTGCTCTTTATTTATGTGTGATCGCCAACATACTCGTTATTCTCACTGGTTTGTTTGCCTCAGAAGCCATTTTATCCTTAATGGGTTCTTCAAAGGATCTGATCAGGGAAGGAACCGGCTATTTAACGATCCGTTTTCTGGCGATGACCGCAACAGTGTTTACTTTTGTGCTGCACGGCTTTTTCCGGGGGATCGGCGATACAAAAACACCCATGATTACATCCCTCATTGGGAACGGCATCATGGTGTTTTTTACGTACGCGTTAACTTATGGAAATGCAGGGTTTCCTGAAATAGGCTTGATCGGGGCTGCGTGGGCTGTATTAATCGGAGAATGTACAATTTTTCTTCTTTCTGCCTACGTTTATTTTATTGTCCTGCATAAACGCTATCGAACACGCTCAAAAGCGAAGCTGGACCGTACGGATTCTATGTTAATTGCCTCGGAAAGCGGAAAATTAGGGGCAGAGGAATTTTCAAAAAGTATGGCGATGTTTGTTTTTACGATTTTTGTGACACAGCTGGGAACTAATGCGCTGGCATCTAATGAAGTAGCTTTAAGTGTCATGAGCTTTGGGTTCATGCCGGCTTTTGCTTTTGGTACGACGGCCACCATTTTAGTCGGCCAGGATATTGGGCGCGGAAACCCATTATCGGCAAGGAGGATGGGGACAGAGACGGCTATTATCGGCAGTATATTTATTTTGGTTCTGGGGCTTTTTGAATTTATATTTGCGGATTCCATTATTGGGATGTATACAAACGACCCGGATGTACACAGGCTCGCCGTGCAGTTGATTCAAATTTCTGCTTTCCTCCAGTTATTTGATGCGTGGTTTAACTTTTACGCAGGCGGCCTGCGGGGTATCGGCGACACAACGTTTTTGCTGAAAATTTCGCTCGTCTTGTCCTGGCTGTTTTTTGTGCCGCTGGCGTATATATGTACAAACCTTCTTCACTGGGAAAGTATCGGTGCCTGGCTGGCGCTTTATGGATTCACTACAGTTATCGGCATTGCCGTTTTGATCCGCTTTTATCGGGTGGACTGGCTGGCCGTTGAAATGAAGTCAGGACACATGCAGGAGCATTCAGCGGGCCATGCAAAAGAATAA